In Aedes albopictus strain Foshan chromosome 3, AalbF5, whole genome shotgun sequence, the genomic window TGTGGTAAGAAAGTCGTCTGATCGGTACCCTCATCATTTGATAACGGTTTCGTTCGCAGGATACTACCCACCGAAATGGAACCCTTTTGCATTGTTCGCCTGGAGGATTTTAAAAGTTGGCCAATTGATACAGTATACATTCTACGGTTATCACTGCTATCTATCGGCTGCCAAGTGGCGCAACATTCTTTACTTCTCACTGAACATCAATCTTTTTGTCGGTCTGTCGGTGGGATTATTCAGAGGTCTCGCTCTAGCTTACTACCATGATGATTTGGTTAGGCTAAAGCACTTCATGAACTCAAGAAATTGTGGAAAAGATGACGCCAAAGCAAACTACTCACGGAAACTACACTTCTGGGCCAACAATCGTTTGGTCTTGATTGGTTCGACGATATTGGTGCTAAATGCGATCCACTGGTGCTTGACAACAGCCTTCACCGAGGATCTGTTCCAGATCCCGTTTTCGTTGGAATTTCTACCAAGCTCGGTGGCAAATGTCATTATCTATTACTACTCGTTCCAGATGCTGATCCAAAATCTTGGATATTGGCAGAGCTTCTTTCAGTTTGGATTGATGCTGTCGTTGTTGAAAAATGAACTCTTGATACTTTCGGATTATTTTGAATCAGTATACGATCGAGCTTTTCAGGTCTGCTGTGATAACGATCTTGAGTTGAAATACGAGGACAGTTCGACAGCTTCGAAAATGTGGGTAGCTATTAGAACAGACTTTATACGAGCAGCTGCTTATCACAGTGACTACATTGAGTAAGATATGTTTATGTTTCCAGTGGCGACATTAATTTGCATTGATTGTTTCAATTTCCAGCCATATAAATCTACTCAAGAAAGTTACGTACATTAGTTTTCTCGTACTCTTGTCGGCCACTGCTATTTTCGTAACTCTCAATAGTTTCCTGTGCGTAAttgatttctccagtgatgcttTGGGATTGTTGGTGTTTGGATCTATATGTGGAATGGAATGTTTCTTCATATGCCGATTTCTGGATGAGCTGGATGAAATCGTAAGAACGTGTTATTAATTTAAAGACACAATCATGTATATCACATTTAATCGTTTCACATCAGAACCAGGACCTTGGCATGAAAGCGTACGCTATGGATTGGATGACCAGCATTACGGTGCCACGTAGGAACATGGAAGATTATCGCATCGTCAAGCGCACCGCTCTCATTGTGCAAGCTCAAGCTCAACAGGGGTTTGGTTTTCGTGCCGGTGGAATGTTTGACATGAATTTGGAAATGTTTATGCAAATTATGAAAATGTGCTACTCGCTGATCACCTTTTTGATGCAAACACAGGAATCGGAATAATGGGTTTGACTTTGGCCGATTAACCGGGGATGGAATCATAACTATAAAAAcacaagaaatcaaagaaaattaAGAGGAtcaagtagggtattgtaccatttgggcaggtttatctattttgagcacttgtcgctataactaagtcaatttcaaaccgaatgatttgaattttgtacagagttagatactgtacgtgcctaaccccgtaacgtgggtagatcaccttagaatggtgcgttgcggtgtaagatctacgaattcaaattttgatcttgatattagccgtatttttaaatatttcaagatcaaagtttggtgctctttccttgtgttttgaagtatttgtgtttcaatgtactgctaaattacattttatttcagcaagattcaggtaaatgtatcgtacgatataaataatattttaaaaatatgtaactgtggcgagcgtatcactaatatgtagcttatttgacgtacgatgttaatattattttatatttcagattatcaaccgaagaatctagtaattcaaccaaatgccaacaatatgacgagaaaaccaggatgaattgggcatacaactgattcgaagcagtctaacaatggtgtgcctgaacgttaaccaagcgtatcctttggagtttacccttccactaacaacaccctaattcccgtgacacctaggcctgagagatcgtagagttgtctacatttttcataggtgtccaaaactaaccatcctttcccattcctcagcagtcgcaaggacgtggccaggacagtgctcgaccattggaggattgcgtcagtcttgtctaagagtcagagattagtcccaaatctttgtgctttggttcggacgggaaggatgcaaccctcataacagcggtctaggactgtaccacctacgaatttgtgcgactcgcttaatgctaatgctaatgctaatgctagttagatactgtacgtgcctaactctggacaaaatttcaaatcaatcggtttgaaattgacttagtaatagcggcaagtgcccaaaaaaggtacacctgcccaaatggtacaagaccctaggtaTCACACGTGCACTCTAAATTGAAACAGAAAATCTATGTTTACAATAATATGTTTTGCACAGTAGCAGAATAAATTTGATTAGCACTGCAGAGAATCTGCCTGTTCATTATCGTAGACTTTTTTTTCTCGTGGGCTATAAGTCCTGTCTAGTCCTGAAAATGATAGGTCGTCCGTAGCGAGTTTGATTAATTTTCCTACATTTCCATCTAGAAACACagggtacacagggtcaaatatttgacaaggaaagaactcaagaaacagcaTCTGTTTCACACTAACGAAAATTTGATCGAGTTAAACAAGGTGTTTGATCAttggtttttttttcctcccctgttggggaaattaagccactgcgtccaataggctgaacttttgtggcatgtcccgttttgatattcgcatctagccagctaattaccatgtgtcaagtaatcagctactgccacgacgcgtcgtctcccagtcaggtgcaatggaattaataaactccaagacctttccaggttttgcagaccagatctcactgggttgcaagcaaccactatttagaaatctttgcctgcgcgtgtataaagcaccacaactgcaaagcagatgttccgaggtttcacgttccgtattacagaaacgacagatatcactctgaatatggccaatatttttcaagtgatacctgctcgggcagtgtccagttactaggccagtgtatgtacatagagctctcttgttgagctctaagagctttttggttttataagcatttggtgttgtTACGGAGGATACTGCCGTCGCTCTTTGTACCCCTCGATCTAGCAAAAACGCGTCGCTTCAATAAATGACCGATGTCATGACAGGTGTTTATGACACTTTGGTACGAACGGTAGAGGTCAAGAGCTAATCCGTCATGTGTCGACTATACCTAAAGCAGTCCATAATTGATTTTTCCATTAAATTACACTATTAATTGATTAGTATAAACTAAAACTGAATTCGTGTTATCCAAAAATACCTTTTTGTAAGTACTACTGCATAAGACATGAATTACATAACTGAATTCCGAATTGATACTGAAAATATCTATTTGATTAGATTTGCATTACACCGATAACGCCAGAAAGCTGCATGATTCAGCAAATTGACAGTTTAGGACCCATAAAGTAAGTGATACTTATATGATGTGTGAATTCAGAGGTTAACCTTGAATCCTTACAGTTTAGCTGGTCAGAGTAGTGATTTGGAACTGTTGGTTATCAAATTAGGAGTGTGGACCAAATTTGTAAGTTAAGTTGAAAACTAATGGAACCCAAATAACTAATAAATTACTTAGCTTTTAGCGCATCAAACCACCAAAATCATCGGTGTTGCAGCTTAGAAGAATCCGAACACTCTTACGCCAACAAATCTAAAAGAAATTTGACACTATGCCAAGGAGTACTCGCAGTGCACCCGGTGGAAAATCGGACTGCATGGCATGTAACAGGCCAGATACGTTGCGAATGGTGTCTTGCTGTCAATGCGGGACTTGGTGGCATTTTGAGTGCGTCAATGTAAACGACAGTATTGCCGAAACAGATCGTACGTTCTTTTGCCCAAAATGTCAAAAGCCTTCACCGACAATTCCGTCTCAACTGAAGCCTACGTCCGAAGCAAGCAGGAGAAAGGCCGTCAGTTTATCTGGAGTTTCGTCCACCTCCAGCATTAGAGCTAGGAGGGCTCGCCTACAGCTGGAAAAACTCGAGGCAGAGAAAGCTCTGATGGAGAGGCGTCTAGAGCAAGCACGTCGAGAACAACTAATTAGGCACGAGCAGGAGAAACGGATGCAGGAAGCTGAAATAGAGCAAGCGCGCTTAAAGATGGAGCAGGCCATAATCGAAGAAAATTTTCGCGTTAGAGAGGAggagttgatggaggaagaaagtGACGGAAGGAGCGTTTCATCCGAGCAGAGCAGCATTAGCAAGGTGCAACAGTGGCAGAAACAGCAACCCTATTCTGCACGGACTTCAACGATGACGGAAGCGGCGCCGACCACCGGCGGTTTGGTACATACTCAGGTAGCCCTCACAATTGGATCCGAAGGTAACATTGTAGACGAGGAATTAGAAGGTACGTCATTGAATCCATGCTATGTTGAGCCAGTTTTAGGAGGTATTATTGATAGGGCAGCTAGTATGTTAGGCGCTATCCCCGAGGTAGATTCCCTTGCACGCAATAGTAATCCGGGCACAAGCCGGGGCACTGCATTGCCATCAACCCTTAGTAAGCAATCAGATACGAATATCCTCCAAAACTCAAATAGTGTAAGCTTCCAACCGCCATGCCGCTCTTCGTTGGCAAACGCGAATTTGGCTGCGATTCGTTCTAATGCATCTCAGCGAGACGGTCGAAATGCAGCGTGTGAATCGAGTGGTGAAGTTCATTTAAGTGATGATCGAGTGAGTCAAGTTTCGGAGTGTGAAGTGCGGCCGCAGCGTCAGATTTCTGCAAATCCAGGAGCACCTTTACCACGTCCGCGACGAATGGGACCGGAAGCATCCTTCCCACGGCAACGAAGCAGTATTGTAGATCCGCCGAGGTTCCAACCGCAATCTTCGGTACTGTGGGCACCTCAAGCAAGTGCGACTGTAGGAGAACAGCGAATGCCGAATCACCCATCTCCCATCGAGAATCAACCTTTCCAATCATGGGGGCCGACTCCGCAGCAGCTAGCTGCCCGACATGTGATGTCGAAGGAACTGCCGACTTTCTCTGGTAACCCGGAAGACTGGCCAC contains:
- the LOC109399349 gene encoding uncharacterized protein LOC109399349; the protein is MQSTPHIMKTIAGLWKTVRYYKHDSDFFLLVDFLVDICGYYPPKWNPFALFAWRILKVGQLIQYTFYGYHCYLSAAKWRNILYFSLNINLFVGLSVGLFRGLALAYYHDDLVRLKHFMNSRNCGKDDAKANYSRKLHFWANNRLVLIGSTILVLNAIHWCLTTAFTEDLFQIPFSLEFLPSSVANVIIYYYSFQMLIQNLGYWQSFFQFGLMLSLLKNELLILSDYFESVYDRAFQVCCDNDLELKYEDSSTASKMWVAIRTDFIRAAAYHSDYIDHINLLKKVTYISFLVLLSATAIFVTLNSFLCVIDFSSDALGLLVFGSICGMECFFICRFLDELDEINQDLGMKAYAMDWMTSITVPRRNMEDYRIVKRTALIVQAQAQQGFGFRAGGMFDMNLEMFMQIMKMCYSLITFLMQTQESE